The following proteins are co-located in the Apium graveolens cultivar Ventura chromosome 5, ASM990537v1, whole genome shotgun sequence genome:
- the LOC141724108 gene encoding serine/threonine-protein kinase BSK7-like isoform X3 yields MPNNTLAKHLFHWETQPIKWAMRLRVVLHLAEALKYCTSKGCALYHDLNAYRVLFDGDGNPRLSCFGLMKNSRDGKSYSTTLAFTPPEYLRTGRVTPESVIYSFGTLLLDLISGKHIPPSHALDLIRDRNLQMLTDSCLEGQFSSNDGTELLRLASRCLQYEPQERPYIKSLVLALTPLQKEIEVPSSVLMDLASTASFLPQTPLGEACLRMDLTAIHKILEKIAYKYDDGMANELSFQMWTEQMQESLESKKKGDAAFRQMELQSAIECYTQFVNYGPVVSPTVIARRSLSYLMCDMPQEALGDAMQAQVISPVSHIALYLQAASLFALKMDKEAQLALKEGSALEAKRNKTSEH; encoded by the exons ATGCCCAATAATACACTTGCGAAACACCTTTTTCACT GGGAGACACAACCAATAAAGTGGGCAATGAGATTAAGGGTGGTTCTACATCTTGCTGAAGCTCTTAAATATTGTACAAGTAAAGGTTGTGCCTTGTATCATGACCTTAATGCTTACAGAGTTCTCTTTGATGGG GATGGCAATCCTAGACTTTCGTGCTTTGGCCTAATGAAAAATAGCCGAGATGGAAAAAGTTACAGTACAACTTTGGCATTTACTCCTCCAGAGTATTTAAGAACTG GGAGAGTGACGCCAGAAAGTGTGATATATAGTTTCGGAACACTCCTGCTGGATCTTATTAGTGGAAAACACATTCCTCCTAGTCAT GCCCTTGACCTGATACGTGATAGAAACCTTCAAATGCTGACAGATTCCTGCTTGGAAGGGCAATTTTCTAGTAATGATGGAACTGAGCTGCTACGCTTGGCTTCCCGTTGTTTGCAATACGAACCACAAGAACGACCATATATAAAATCATTAGTCTTGGCTCTGACTCCATTACAAAAGGAAATTGAG GTTCCTTCATCTGTTTTGATGGACCTTGCAAGCACTGCTTCATTCTTACCTCAAACCCCATTAGGCGAAGCTTGCTTAAGAATGGACTTGACTGCAATCCACAAAATTTTAGAGAAGATTGCTTACAAATACGACGATGGAATGGCGAATGAG CTCTCATTCCAAATGTGGACAGAACAGATGCAAGAATCATTAGAGTCGAAGAAAAAGGGTGATGCTGCATTCAGGCAGATGGAATTGCAATCTGCAATTGAGTGCTATACGCAG TTTGTTAATTATGGACCAGTGGTATCTCCAACTGTCATTGCTCGACGTAGTTTGTCGTATCTCATGTGTGACATGCCACAAGAAGCACTAGGTGATGCAATGCAAGCCCAGGTAATTTCTCCAGTTTCACACATTGCGTTGTATCTACAAGCAGCATCCCTTTTTGCCCTTAAAATGGATAAAGAAGCACAACTGGCACTCAAGGAGGGCTCAGCACTTGAAGCTAAAAGAAACAAAACCTCTGAACACTAA
- the LOC141724110 gene encoding F-box/kelch-repeat protein SKIP4 isoform X3 produces MELTASGSGTNQTNLEQSSILHGLPDDIAILCLARIPRKYHANLKCVSKRWRELVCSQEWHSYRQKHNLAETWIYALCRDKSENLSFYMLDPNMSKKGWKRVQNLPPGSLKRKGMGFEVLGRKIYLMGGCGWIQDATNEVYSYDAAMNTWNEAPSLSTARCYFACAALDDKMYAIGGIGSGSSDPHSWDTFDNCTNSWNSHVDPNIVPDIEDSVVLDGKIYIRCGSSAVSSDVYAVVYEPSNGTWQHADSDMVSGWRGPGVVVDGNFYVLDQSSGTRLMLWKKDTREWVAVGRLSPLLTRPPCQLVAIGKRIYVVGKGLSTVVFNVGNAAGSMDGLLVSSSLPRLTSEESVLSCKYVAI; encoded by the exons ATGGAACTTACAGCTAGTGGATCAGGGACTAATCAAACAAATCTTGAGCAATCATCAATATTACACGGGCTCCCCGATGACATTGCCATCTTGTGTCTAGCAAGGATTCCAAGGAAGTATCATGCAAACCTCAAATGCGTTTCAAAGAGATGGAGGGAATTGGTTTGTAGTCAAGAGTGGCATTCTTACCGTCAGAAGCATAATCTGGCTGAGACTTGGATATATGCTTTGTGTCGAGATAAATCTGAAAATCTTAGTTTCTATATGTTGGATCCTAACATGTCAAAAAAGGGTTGGAAGCGTGTTCAAAACCTTCCACCTGGCAGTTTGAAGAGGAAAGGAATGGGATTTGAAGTGTTGGGAAGGAAAATTTATCTGATGGGTGGCTGTGGTTGGATTCAAGATGCCACTAATGAAGTTTACTCCTATGATGCCGCCATGAACACTTGGAATGAAGCTCCTTCCCTGTCAACAGCGAG GTGCTATTTTGCTTGTGCAGCTTTGGATGACAAGATGTATGCTATTGGGGGCATAGGATCGGGATCCAGTGATCCACATTCCTGGGACACATTTGACAACTGCACAAATAGCTGGAACTCCCATGTAGACCCAAACATTGTTCCTGAtattgaagactctgtggtctTGGATGGGAAGATCTATATACGCTGCGGATCTTCTGCAGTGTCGTCCGATGTGTATGCCGTTGTATATGAACCATCAAATGGCACATGGCAGCATGCAGATAGTGATATGGTGTCTGGTTGGCGGGGTCCCGGTGTTGTCGTAGACGGGAACTTTTACGTGTTAGATCAGAGTTCAGGAACTAGACTGATGTTGTGGAAAAAGGATACTAGAGAGTGGGTGGCAGTTGGGAGGCTTTCACCTTTACTAACAAGGCCGCCATGCCAGCTTGTTGCTATCGGGAAAAGAATATATGTTGTTGGAAAGGGCCTTAGCACAGTGGTATTTAATGTTGGGAATGCTGCAGGGAGTATGGATGGACTGCTGGTGAGTTCATCTTTACCAAGATTAACTTCAGAAGAGTCTGTACTCAGCTGTAAATATGTTGCAATTTGA
- the LOC141724108 gene encoding serine/threonine-protein kinase BSK7-like isoform X1: MGSQGSKLIPCCLVSEYQASIVEAPDTGDDVGDEAASLPAFSIFTFKQLKNATSGFAVENIVSEHGEKAPNVVYKGKLDNQKRIAVKRFDRLAWPDSQQFVEEARSVGLLRNTRLANLLGCCIENNERLLVCEYMPNNTLAKHLFHWETQPIKWAMRLRVVLHLAEALKYCTSKGCALYHDLNAYRVLFDGDGNPRLSCFGLMKNSRDGKSYSTTLAFTPPEYLRTGRVTPESVIYSFGTLLLDLISGKHIPPSHALDLIRDRNLQMLTDSCLEGQFSSNDGTELLRLASRCLQYEPQERPYIKSLVLALTPLQKEIEVPSSVLMDLASTASFLPQTPLGEACLRMDLTAIHKILEKIAYKYDDGMANELSFQMWTEQMQESLESKKKGDAAFRQMELQSAIECYTQFVNYGPVVSPTVIARRSLSYLMCDMPQEALGDAMQAQVISPVSHIALYLQAASLFALKMDKEAQLALKEGSALEAKRNKTSEH; this comes from the exons ATGGGGTCTCAAGGCTCTAAACTCATTCCTTGTTGCTTGGTTTCAGAATATCAGGCGTCGATAGTTGAGGCACCAGATACTG GGGATGATGTTGGGGATGAGGCAGCTAGCTTGCCTGCCTTCAGTATATTCACATTCAAACAACTCAAAAATGCGACATCTGGTTTTGCAGTTGAAAATATCGTCTCTGAACACGGTGAAAAAGCTCCAAATGTTGTTTATAAAGGGAAGCTGGATAATCAGAAGAGGATTGCGGTTAAGCGCTTTGACAGATTGGCTTGGCCTGATTCCCAGCAGTTCGTT GAAGAAGCAAGATCCGTGGGTCTACTTCGTAATACAAGGTTGGCAAATTTGCTTGGATGTTGTATTGAAAATAATGAGAGGTTACTTGTTTGCGAATACATGCCCAATAATACACTTGCGAAACACCTTTTTCACT GGGAGACACAACCAATAAAGTGGGCAATGAGATTAAGGGTGGTTCTACATCTTGCTGAAGCTCTTAAATATTGTACAAGTAAAGGTTGTGCCTTGTATCATGACCTTAATGCTTACAGAGTTCTCTTTGATGGG GATGGCAATCCTAGACTTTCGTGCTTTGGCCTAATGAAAAATAGCCGAGATGGAAAAAGTTACAGTACAACTTTGGCATTTACTCCTCCAGAGTATTTAAGAACTG GGAGAGTGACGCCAGAAAGTGTGATATATAGTTTCGGAACACTCCTGCTGGATCTTATTAGTGGAAAACACATTCCTCCTAGTCAT GCCCTTGACCTGATACGTGATAGAAACCTTCAAATGCTGACAGATTCCTGCTTGGAAGGGCAATTTTCTAGTAATGATGGAACTGAGCTGCTACGCTTGGCTTCCCGTTGTTTGCAATACGAACCACAAGAACGACCATATATAAAATCATTAGTCTTGGCTCTGACTCCATTACAAAAGGAAATTGAG GTTCCTTCATCTGTTTTGATGGACCTTGCAAGCACTGCTTCATTCTTACCTCAAACCCCATTAGGCGAAGCTTGCTTAAGAATGGACTTGACTGCAATCCACAAAATTTTAGAGAAGATTGCTTACAAATACGACGATGGAATGGCGAATGAG CTCTCATTCCAAATGTGGACAGAACAGATGCAAGAATCATTAGAGTCGAAGAAAAAGGGTGATGCTGCATTCAGGCAGATGGAATTGCAATCTGCAATTGAGTGCTATACGCAG TTTGTTAATTATGGACCAGTGGTATCTCCAACTGTCATTGCTCGACGTAGTTTGTCGTATCTCATGTGTGACATGCCACAAGAAGCACTAGGTGATGCAATGCAAGCCCAGGTAATTTCTCCAGTTTCACACATTGCGTTGTATCTACAAGCAGCATCCCTTTTTGCCCTTAAAATGGATAAAGAAGCACAACTGGCACTCAAGGAGGGCTCAGCACTTGAAGCTAAAAGAAACAAAACCTCTGAACACTAA
- the LOC141724108 gene encoding serine/threonine-protein kinase BSK7-like isoform X2, translating into MGSQGSKLIPCCLVSEYQASIVEAPDTGDDVGDELKISSLNTVKKLQMLFIKGSWIIRRGLRLSALTDWLGLIPSSSLKKQDPWVYFVIQGETQPIKWAMRLRVVLHLAEALKYCTSKGCALYHDLNAYRVLFDGDGNPRLSCFGLMKNSRDGKSYSTTLAFTPPEYLRTGRVTPESVIYSFGTLLLDLISGKHIPPSHALDLIRDRNLQMLTDSCLEGQFSSNDGTELLRLASRCLQYEPQERPYIKSLVLALTPLQKEIEVPSSVLMDLASTASFLPQTPLGEACLRMDLTAIHKILEKIAYKYDDGMANELSFQMWTEQMQESLESKKKGDAAFRQMELQSAIECYTQFVNYGPVVSPTVIARRSLSYLMCDMPQEALGDAMQAQVISPVSHIALYLQAASLFALKMDKEAQLALKEGSALEAKRNKTSEH; encoded by the exons ATGGGGTCTCAAGGCTCTAAACTCATTCCTTGTTGCTTGGTTTCAGAATATCAGGCGTCGATAGTTGAGGCACCAGATACTG GGGATGATGTTGGGGATGAG TTGAAAATATCGTCTCTGAACACGGTGAAAAAGCTCCAAATGTTGTTTATAAAGGGAAGCTGGATAATCAGAAGAGGATTGCGGTTAAGCGCTTTGACAGATTGGCTTGGCCTGATTCCCAGCAGTTCGTT GAAGAAGCAAGATCCGTGGGTCTACTTCGTAATACAAG GGGAGACACAACCAATAAAGTGGGCAATGAGATTAAGGGTGGTTCTACATCTTGCTGAAGCTCTTAAATATTGTACAAGTAAAGGTTGTGCCTTGTATCATGACCTTAATGCTTACAGAGTTCTCTTTGATGGG GATGGCAATCCTAGACTTTCGTGCTTTGGCCTAATGAAAAATAGCCGAGATGGAAAAAGTTACAGTACAACTTTGGCATTTACTCCTCCAGAGTATTTAAGAACTG GGAGAGTGACGCCAGAAAGTGTGATATATAGTTTCGGAACACTCCTGCTGGATCTTATTAGTGGAAAACACATTCCTCCTAGTCAT GCCCTTGACCTGATACGTGATAGAAACCTTCAAATGCTGACAGATTCCTGCTTGGAAGGGCAATTTTCTAGTAATGATGGAACTGAGCTGCTACGCTTGGCTTCCCGTTGTTTGCAATACGAACCACAAGAACGACCATATATAAAATCATTAGTCTTGGCTCTGACTCCATTACAAAAGGAAATTGAG GTTCCTTCATCTGTTTTGATGGACCTTGCAAGCACTGCTTCATTCTTACCTCAAACCCCATTAGGCGAAGCTTGCTTAAGAATGGACTTGACTGCAATCCACAAAATTTTAGAGAAGATTGCTTACAAATACGACGATGGAATGGCGAATGAG CTCTCATTCCAAATGTGGACAGAACAGATGCAAGAATCATTAGAGTCGAAGAAAAAGGGTGATGCTGCATTCAGGCAGATGGAATTGCAATCTGCAATTGAGTGCTATACGCAG TTTGTTAATTATGGACCAGTGGTATCTCCAACTGTCATTGCTCGACGTAGTTTGTCGTATCTCATGTGTGACATGCCACAAGAAGCACTAGGTGATGCAATGCAAGCCCAGGTAATTTCTCCAGTTTCACACATTGCGTTGTATCTACAAGCAGCATCCCTTTTTGCCCTTAAAATGGATAAAGAAGCACAACTGGCACTCAAGGAGGGCTCAGCACTTGAAGCTAAAAGAAACAAAACCTCTGAACACTAA
- the LOC141724110 gene encoding F-box/kelch-repeat protein SKIP4 isoform X2: MELNLCSLSSKPFSRIREKHIETNAIGCDMELTASGSGTNQTNLEQSSILHGLPDDIAILCLARIPRKYHANLKCVSKRWRELVCSQEWHSYRQKHNLAETWIYALCRDKSENLSFYMLDPNMSKKGWKRVQNLPPGSLKRKGMGFEVLGRKIYLMGGCGWIQDATNEVYSYDAAMNTWNEAPSLSTARCYFACAALDDKMYAIGGIGSGSSDPHSWDTFDNCTNSWNSHVDPNIVPDIEDSVVLDGKIYIRCGSSAVSSDVYAVVYEPSNGTWQHADSDMVSGWRGPGVVVDGNFYVLDQSSGTRLMLWKKDTREWVAVGRLSPLLTRPPCQLVAIGKRIYVVGKGLSTVVFNVGNAAGSMDGLLVSSSLPRLTSEESVLSCKYVAI, from the exons CTGTGATATGGAACTTACAGCTAGTGGATCAGGGACTAATCAAACAAATCTTGAGCAATCATCAATATTACACGGGCTCCCCGATGACATTGCCATCTTGTGTCTAGCAAGGATTCCAAGGAAGTATCATGCAAACCTCAAATGCGTTTCAAAGAGATGGAGGGAATTGGTTTGTAGTCAAGAGTGGCATTCTTACCGTCAGAAGCATAATCTGGCTGAGACTTGGATATATGCTTTGTGTCGAGATAAATCTGAAAATCTTAGTTTCTATATGTTGGATCCTAACATGTCAAAAAAGGGTTGGAAGCGTGTTCAAAACCTTCCACCTGGCAGTTTGAAGAGGAAAGGAATGGGATTTGAAGTGTTGGGAAGGAAAATTTATCTGATGGGTGGCTGTGGTTGGATTCAAGATGCCACTAATGAAGTTTACTCCTATGATGCCGCCATGAACACTTGGAATGAAGCTCCTTCCCTGTCAACAGCGAG GTGCTATTTTGCTTGTGCAGCTTTGGATGACAAGATGTATGCTATTGGGGGCATAGGATCGGGATCCAGTGATCCACATTCCTGGGACACATTTGACAACTGCACAAATAGCTGGAACTCCCATGTAGACCCAAACATTGTTCCTGAtattgaagactctgtggtctTGGATGGGAAGATCTATATACGCTGCGGATCTTCTGCAGTGTCGTCCGATGTGTATGCCGTTGTATATGAACCATCAAATGGCACATGGCAGCATGCAGATAGTGATATGGTGTCTGGTTGGCGGGGTCCCGGTGTTGTCGTAGACGGGAACTTTTACGTGTTAGATCAGAGTTCAGGAACTAGACTGATGTTGTGGAAAAAGGATACTAGAGAGTGGGTGGCAGTTGGGAGGCTTTCACCTTTACTAACAAGGCCGCCATGCCAGCTTGTTGCTATCGGGAAAAGAATATATGTTGTTGGAAAGGGCCTTAGCACAGTGGTATTTAATGTTGGGAATGCTGCAGGGAGTATGGATGGACTGCTGGTGAGTTCATCTTTACCAAGATTAACTTCAGAAGAGTCTGTACTCAGCTGTAAATATGTTGCAATTTGA
- the LOC141660128 gene encoding auxin-induced in root cultures protein 12-like, translated as MAGTQALIAFKQSNGDITVKTYDLVSYRSIVQSKLSFEVSDLSAEFSDAVMKIFATWTLPENTTVVNQVWQVGASVVNDRPGRHAFAPENLNAKGELKLAEMN; from the coding sequence ATGGCTGGCACTCAAGCTCTAATTGCCTTCAAGCAATCTAACGGTGACATAACAGTTAAGACCTATGATCTTGTTTCGTATAGATCAATTGTGCAGTCCAAACTCTCGTTCGAAGTGTCTGACTTGTCAGCAGAATTTTCAGATGCCGTGATGAAGATTTTTGCTACGTGGACATTGCCCGAAAATACGACAGTGGTGAATCAGGTGTGGCAGGTTGGCGCTTCCGTTGTCAATGATAGGCCGGGCAGGCATGCATTTGCCCCGGAGAATTTAAATGCTAAGGGAGAGTTGAAGCTAGCGGAGATGAATTAA
- the LOC141724110 gene encoding F-box/kelch-repeat protein SKIP4 isoform X1: MELNLCSLSSKPFSRIREKHIETNAIGAWLCSCDMELTASGSGTNQTNLEQSSILHGLPDDIAILCLARIPRKYHANLKCVSKRWRELVCSQEWHSYRQKHNLAETWIYALCRDKSENLSFYMLDPNMSKKGWKRVQNLPPGSLKRKGMGFEVLGRKIYLMGGCGWIQDATNEVYSYDAAMNTWNEAPSLSTARCYFACAALDDKMYAIGGIGSGSSDPHSWDTFDNCTNSWNSHVDPNIVPDIEDSVVLDGKIYIRCGSSAVSSDVYAVVYEPSNGTWQHADSDMVSGWRGPGVVVDGNFYVLDQSSGTRLMLWKKDTREWVAVGRLSPLLTRPPCQLVAIGKRIYVVGKGLSTVVFNVGNAAGSMDGLLVSSSLPRLTSEESVLSCKYVAI; this comes from the exons GGCCTGGCTTTGCAGCTGTGATATGGAACTTACAGCTAGTGGATCAGGGACTAATCAAACAAATCTTGAGCAATCATCAATATTACACGGGCTCCCCGATGACATTGCCATCTTGTGTCTAGCAAGGATTCCAAGGAAGTATCATGCAAACCTCAAATGCGTTTCAAAGAGATGGAGGGAATTGGTTTGTAGTCAAGAGTGGCATTCTTACCGTCAGAAGCATAATCTGGCTGAGACTTGGATATATGCTTTGTGTCGAGATAAATCTGAAAATCTTAGTTTCTATATGTTGGATCCTAACATGTCAAAAAAGGGTTGGAAGCGTGTTCAAAACCTTCCACCTGGCAGTTTGAAGAGGAAAGGAATGGGATTTGAAGTGTTGGGAAGGAAAATTTATCTGATGGGTGGCTGTGGTTGGATTCAAGATGCCACTAATGAAGTTTACTCCTATGATGCCGCCATGAACACTTGGAATGAAGCTCCTTCCCTGTCAACAGCGAG GTGCTATTTTGCTTGTGCAGCTTTGGATGACAAGATGTATGCTATTGGGGGCATAGGATCGGGATCCAGTGATCCACATTCCTGGGACACATTTGACAACTGCACAAATAGCTGGAACTCCCATGTAGACCCAAACATTGTTCCTGAtattgaagactctgtggtctTGGATGGGAAGATCTATATACGCTGCGGATCTTCTGCAGTGTCGTCCGATGTGTATGCCGTTGTATATGAACCATCAAATGGCACATGGCAGCATGCAGATAGTGATATGGTGTCTGGTTGGCGGGGTCCCGGTGTTGTCGTAGACGGGAACTTTTACGTGTTAGATCAGAGTTCAGGAACTAGACTGATGTTGTGGAAAAAGGATACTAGAGAGTGGGTGGCAGTTGGGAGGCTTTCACCTTTACTAACAAGGCCGCCATGCCAGCTTGTTGCTATCGGGAAAAGAATATATGTTGTTGGAAAGGGCCTTAGCACAGTGGTATTTAATGTTGGGAATGCTGCAGGGAGTATGGATGGACTGCTGGTGAGTTCATCTTTACCAAGATTAACTTCAGAAGAGTCTGTACTCAGCTGTAAATATGTTGCAATTTGA